The DNA sequence CATATGCTTGCACTCCTAATATTTGGGTTTGCGGACAAAGAAAAAAGTATTTCATGCGCAGCAGCAACATCTTTAAACATAAGTGCGGCAGTACTATTGTTGCCGATAATACCCGCCATCATTTGTAAGTTATTTAATGTTTTATGTTCAAACTGTTTTCGGTCATAGGCAAAAAATATACCTCCTGCCAAAACCAAGGCTATTAGAGTAATAATAATAATTACTCCTACAACTTTTATTTTTATAGATATATTATTAAAACTCCACTTCATTGATAGCAACTATCTTAGCTAAAGACAACAGCTTGGAACTAATGATTATTTCATTGTTTTTTGCCGTTGTATTGTTTATTTCAAATCGGTTTCGGGAATATTGTGGAGTAAAGTTTATTATACCTCCAATTTGACAAAATCCATCTAAACCATCTCCAATTGTTAATATTGGTTTGTTTCTGACCGCTCTTATCAATTCAATCATCTCACCTCTAGTTATTCTCCCAACAAATAAAATATGACATTGCTGTATCTGAGAAGGTTTATTATAATATTTTACAACAAAAGCTCTATTATTTACTGTGTTGTTTCTTATGGTACGCTTGATAATATCTCCAAACATATCCATACCGTAAACTCCTATTACATACGGTGATGTACTACTTGAAAAACACGATTCTGGCCACGTAATAAATTTAACGAAATTATAAATATATCCCGCTTTTACCTCGTACTCAGTATATTGTTGAGAATAAAGATCGCTCTTTGTTGGCAGTAAAACTCCCAACATAAACAAAATGAATATTGTTTTAAGCAACTTATTCATAGCTTGTTAGCTCAAATACATTAATCTCAACACGACGTTTTAAACCAAAAACATCTTTAATATCTTTAAGTTCAATGGGCGAATAATCAATACCATGAGGTGTCACTATTGCCCTGGACTTATCAACACCTAATCCAGAAATATGTTTTAAAACTGATTTTGCTCGTCTTTCAGATAAATGCAGATTATATGATTCTGCTCCTTGGGGATCAGTATAACCGTGCAGTTCCACTCCTAATTTACTGTTATTATTCATCAAATCAGCTACTGACTTAATTACCGGATAAAACTTTGACGCAATAGCTA is a window from the Bacteroidales bacterium genome containing:
- a CDS encoding YfiR family protein, which codes for MLGVLLPTKSDLYSQQYTEYEVKAGYIYNFVKFITWPESCFSSSTSPYVIGVYGMDMFGDIIKRTIRNNTVNNRAFVVKYYNKPSQIQQCHILFVGRITRGEMIELIRAVRNKPILTIGDGLDGFCQIGGIINFTPQYSRNRFEINNTTAKNNEIIISSKLLSLAKIVAINEVEF